The Thunnus thynnus chromosome 19, fThuThy2.1, whole genome shotgun sequence genome contains the following window.
TGTCTTGCAGGTTTTGGATGCAGGCTGTTATTCTGATGTGTGCATTCAAAACTTCAACTGTTGTTATCAGATTTTGAGGTTTAGATTTTTCCAGGACGTCTGTGAATTgtttcattcctctctctgttaCCCTCCATGCGTTCTCTAAAGCATcctttgtttcctctgttctctgtgtggtCTGGCGGTTATtgaacaggaagtgaacggGCTGATTCTCCTCATTTTTGGcacatttaatgtttgcagcttCAAGAGCTTTCAGAGCATTTTCAGGTGTTATTCCATCTGAGTGTGTGATGATAGCAACAATGTTCTTCTCCAGATCTTTCCCAAACAGAGACGTCACTGAATCAAAGATGTACATCAGTCGGTCACTCAGTCGATTCTCACTCGCCTTCAGCACCAGACCCACTGCATCAATTTCATGAACTCCATCGTCTGAGCGGAACAAGTCAAATAATCTTTGACTGATGATGGCATCATGTTCAATCTCTCTGGTGTCTCCGTATCCAGGAGTATCGATGATGGTCAGAGAGAAGGGCAGAGTTTTACCTTCAAAACCAAAGATCTTGTACATGATCACATCTGATgtctgactcactgactgacttCTCTTCTCGTCTTCTACGATCTCAAACCAGATGTTGTCATCAAACTTCACTCCCATGGTGTAGTTGAACAGAGTGTTGATCAGAGTAGATTTTCCTGCTCCTGTTTCACCTACAAGTAAgatggttttgttttccttgttcaggtttttctcaccaacagtttttcttgtcaGAGTTCCAAACTTCTCTTCCTTTGGTCTCAGCTGGTAGACATCAGGAGATCCTGAAGAGATCAGAGAACTTTTGGAGATGATTTTCTCATAAGTTGTGTTATAAGTCCTGTAGAAAAAGCAAAGATTCAATCaacatgttcttttctcatcaaactgacaaattaaatacatttctaatcATATACATGCCTACATTAGTGGCTggtttaataaatgaataatactTCAGTggagtataaatactgcagctgtgacatctgtgattgtagaatatgaataaattaaagTCAAACCAAACGGCCACATTTGGGGATTTTAGTCTAAATGTGAGCTCTGGTTTTGACTGTGAGGACAGAGACTCAGATTACAGTCAATTAACAGgatcttctttttctgtgtaaCACACCACTGCCTTTAGTtagaacatttaaaatacatattcaaacCCCCAAACACCAAATTCTGAGTTTCTTTAATGACTTTGTCAAGAAAAATTGAAATCTTTGCCTATTGtgccaaaacattttcactacATTATATACTTGATAAATAGAATTATTACTGATGCTTTTAGCTTTGTCAATCCCATCCTGCATACACAATTATAACCAGAATAcagcaattattattattattattattattattattattattattattattattattattattattattaatagcCATACATATCTCAAGACAGTACAAAATAAGGGGAGAGCACAGCACCATAATAAATAGGGTAAACATCAATGTGACTGTACTAGTATATGTTAGTGGTTATATATGCCATCAATATATTCATGGATGCCAAAATTGCCACAGTCCTCAGTACATCAACCATCCTTGTCATCAACATCagatcatcatcgtcatcatcaacAGTGACAGTCAACGACAGTGTTCATTAAAAAACGTAATTACAGCGGGCACAAAGGACTTCCTGAATCTCTTTGAGGATCATCTGGGCATAACAGCTGCATCCCAACAGAAAACGGCATAAAATAGGACACTTGCTAAAATGCtttgataaaataaatgcatgagtGACCTGCTGATATCAAAAGACCGCAGCTTCCTGGAAAAACAGCCTTGATTGAGCCCAGCCAGCCCATTATCCACAAGGACACAGAGATACTTATTAGAGGAAACCACCACAATGACCTAGACTCCTATCTTAAGCCCAGCACAAAGTAGCACCGAGTGGGTCGCAAGtgtttttgttagtttaagaccaacccagttgtcattttcccatccagctcccatgttgtttaaatagcaaattaACTTGCACCCATCTGgatcctgaaacaacaaaagacaaatgaaataaatataaataaataaataaataaataaacctgaaaaatgttgaaatttgaCCAGAAAGTAACTTGTTGAAATCTAAGAACTAGGCAGATGATCTGTCTGGTTCTTAGATTCAAAGTGTTGTCAGTTTCAGTCTCATCTATTCCTCCTTGTAGACGGAAGAATTGTCCAGATGATCTACACAAATAGGGGgcaacatttcacatcccttCCCCTTCCTCCACGGAGATAAATTACAACATAACTGAGTAACAACTGAATAGTTACACACATGCTCCTAGGATAGGTGTcagtcataaaatgtcagagaactCACTGATAGTAAAACAACTTTTTCTACcaaacagcatcattttttcattaattgctgccattttacaacacagtaatccagaACAGaactaatttattgatatgatatttcaatatcgACCCAGCTTACAATGATGTGCTATGATGCCAAATGTCTCATGGTGCAACTCAGTGCAGttcatcagatcagctgatatAACCAGCTGATGTCTCATCTGGCcagtgtctgcagcagcagctggctgctCTGACAATGTAGGTGCAACTTTccaaacaggtgttatttggataaactgaccacatattactaccatattaccatactttaaacagtcctacagcgacaatctcaacagcattcagcctGGATCCACCGTTACTCCTAGGACTCAGGGCagctacttcttcttcctctcatgttggactgagggcagactggatgctacagtgactcactatcaccactgtggtacaaagtggtattacgagaCTGTACAGGCCAGACAGGGCTGGaactagctggttagcatgctaacttcagaaGATATCTCTGTTACATAGTACATATAGGTCTTTGACATTACATCAAGACTGTGATTCTTCACATTCTGATAAATTTAGTTAATTTCAGAATGttcaaaactaaaattctgACATATTCTCACACATTATACCTTTAAAAAATAAGTAGCCGAAGTTATAAGAACTTaattttttgcatttcttaGCCCTGAGGTAATGGTTGAAATAATCTGTGTGGCATAAAAATGCCATCTTAAtgaggttaaataaaaaaaagaacctATCCTTAAAGAATAACCGTTGGGCCCCTGGCACCTTCATGCTGGGGccctaatgatatagctactctagatggcattaccctggcctccagctccactgtaaggaatctgggagttctctttgatcaggatatgtcctttaactcccacataaatcaaatctcaaggactgccttttttcacttacgtaatattgtaaaaatcaggcacatcctgtgccaaaaagatgcagaacaACTAGTCCAGGCATTTCTTACTTCCAGGCTgaattattgcaattccttattatcaggctgctctaacaagtctctaaagactctccagctgatccagaatgcagctgcacgtgttctgactaaaactagaaaaagagaccacatttctcccattttagcttcactacattggcttcctgtaaaatccagaatagaatttaaaatccttctcctaacttacaaagcccttaatggtcaggcaccatcatatcttgaagagctcatagtaccgtattaccccactagaacactgcgctcccagtatgcagcttactggtggttcctacagtctttaaaagtagaatgggaggcagagccttcagctatcaggctcctctcctgtggatcatcttccagattcggtctggggtgcagacaccctctctatgtttaagagtaggcttaaaactttcctttttgataaagcttatagttagggccgaccaggctcgccttggatcagcccttagttatgctgctataggcctagactgctgggggacttcccatgatgcactgagctcctctctcctcctcctcctctccatctgtatgtattcatgtaccattaatgcatgttactgactttgcttcttccccggagttgtGTGCTTTCTCGTCTTGCAAGAAACCTTCAGCTACAGACTGACTGCTGTCCAGCTTGATGCCCACCgctgctgctattattattattattattatatagtcATTATTAggcatatttctattattattactgttgttgttatttttattagcCCAGtgctgcttgaggtttcttcccattaaaggggatttttttttcttgttgatgtcatcaagtgctgctcatgggggaatgttgagtctctgtaaattaaagagttcagtctagacctgctctatgtgaaaagagcccttggtgctatataaataaaattgacttgacttgactaataTTTCTCTAATAATGTCCTCTTGCTGTTAAGCTGCTAAAGTCAACAtgaaaaaatcctaaaaattaaaaacattgatcTGGGTTGTCTTCAATGACTGCACTGTGCTCACAACAATATGCTTGACAAACAGCATGTAGCTGGAGGCCTTTTTTGTCTGAGTTGTGCTGCTGTGATCCTGATTGGTAGCTGAGCTGATTGCtgacaaaacacatcatcaagGTGAACAACGTCTTTTACCCTGCCATGCTGTGTGCAGTGGAAACATACTTGAACTGTGCCAGCAGGACTCGACTACTCATAACTGATCATGGCATGGCTCAGTATGATGACcacacaatggaaaaacactacAATTCTACAAAACACATGTAGAGCGAATGGACAGACTCTCATGATCCCTCCCTCCAGGATCCTTGAAAGGGTAAACAGCTGGCCCACTGATCCAGAGTAGCATTTTAGTGTATGCAGTCTATAAAACTTGGTTTGTTCAATGGTTAAAATCCAgcctttgttatttttttttatcatatttcatttcatgttagaacattcaatgtattttctgtgtatctGATGCACAAATGCAGAGGACGTGACGTAGCTAGGCATGAAGTATGAATATTAGTGACCGGTaatagatgtgtttttattatgtttcctGCCACCATGTAGGCTCACTTTGGTCTGgattacaatatttatattatgtacTGATTTGCTGTAAATTTCAGATGCtttgtgtgttcattgttttaaaCTTGGTGTGATGTTGCTACTGGATGATTTCCTGTCTCTCCAGTTACAGGGCGTATGAATGAATTGATTATATCATTTAGTAAGT
Protein-coding sequences here:
- the LOC137170634 gene encoding kinesin-like protein KIF20B; this encodes MDPPPLYKTHGETYNTTYEKIISKSSLISSGSPDVYQLRPKEEKFGTLTRKTVGEKNLNKENKTILLVGETGAGKSTLINTLFNYTMGVKFDDNIWFEIVEDEKRSQSVSQTSDVIMYKIFGFEGKTLPFSLTIIDTPGYGDTREIEHDAIISQRLFDLFRSDDGVHEIDAVGLVLKASENRLSDRLMYIFDSVTSLFGKDLEKNIVAIITHSDGITPENALKALEAANIKCAKNEENQPVHFLFNNRQTTQRTEETKDALENAWRVTERGMKQFTDVLEKSKPQNLITTVEVLNAHIRITACIQNLQDRIELIELKQNEAQQTEEALKKHEQEMKKNEEFTVEVDEVYKNKEPIDGGIWGLFYEGAVTCNICEENCHYPGCTVAWYPRDCEVMKDGHCTVCTGKCPASDHVKKKWRYVNKTRRVKKTLQDVKQKYEKNKVDCGQKKSLLENLQTEMEKLESEKIQLLTEAYQHVEQLERNALNVNSLSTYVHLDFLIEKMKERGDTEKVNKLKEMKKRMDKKNKAGLRYMFAKLTTAAEDTVL